One stretch of Cohnella algarum DNA includes these proteins:
- a CDS encoding ANTAR domain-containing response regulator, whose amino-acid sequence MHSLLVIYNKSTAPERKPSAESVSLPENLLRSCGYLVETADDPSLALDRVRDADASILHIPISDIQSWSSSLLQKKIVPILWWCSDSTATLSVEACEDRIMVDGILSPSMLPQEVHWALHFGAKQCFERQQWNKEREQLLSRLEERKWIDMAKGVLCKVKNISESEAYDLLRKQAMNERKRMVDVATSIVKVYELLQDQKQGRAKK is encoded by the coding sequence ATGCATTCCCTGCTGGTTATTTATAATAAGTCCACAGCACCGGAACGAAAGCCGTCTGCCGAATCCGTTTCGCTGCCGGAAAACCTTCTCCGTTCCTGCGGTTATCTGGTCGAGACGGCGGATGATCCATCGCTCGCATTGGACCGGGTGCGCGACGCCGACGCCTCTATCCTGCATATCCCGATATCGGATATTCAGTCCTGGTCGAGCTCCCTTTTGCAAAAAAAGATCGTTCCCATCCTCTGGTGGTGCAGCGATTCTACCGCCACCTTGTCCGTCGAGGCTTGCGAAGACCGGATTATGGTGGACGGCATCTTGTCCCCGTCCATGCTTCCGCAGGAGGTTCATTGGGCGCTGCATTTCGGAGCCAAGCAATGCTTCGAGCGCCAGCAGTGGAACAAGGAACGGGAGCAGCTTCTGTCGCGCCTTGAGGAACGGAAGTGGATCGATATGGCCAAAGGCGTGCTCTGCAAAGTCAAAAACATTTCCGAATCCGAAGCTTACGACCTCCTTCGCAAGCAGGCGATGAACGAGCGAAAGCGAATGGTCGACGTCGCCACCTCGATTGTCAAAGTTTACGAGCTGCTGCAGGATCAAAAACAAGGGAGGGCGAAGAAATGA
- a CDS encoding anthranilate phosphoribosyltransferase, producing the protein MIQLLKEVARGKRGARDLTYDEAFQAAEYILNLQATPAQIGAFLAAERIKLESVEELEAFVAVCRKYAERRPVHEGIDFAGPYDGRKTSFIATFPTAFLLAAAGMPVTLHGSASLPPKWGVTLLDLLKEAGINAETLSSERCVEAAAQTGVLFVPTEQWCPPLARIRPLRQEIGMRTIFNTAEKLIDFSFSPYLVFGIYHNTVFDRLSRLMVKLGYRKALIVQGAEGSEDLFIDRPTRVYAVENEAFELNIVDPEAIGLETEVPETQWNAREQLSTAEAVLQGGGHMAFYNQVLLNGAVRLSLTGKVKSVEEGLYTCKALLDKGDAWDVYSRWKQAMLGNGTREASSV; encoded by the coding sequence ATGATCCAACTGCTGAAGGAAGTCGCGCGAGGCAAGCGAGGCGCCCGGGACCTTACTTACGACGAGGCCTTTCAGGCTGCCGAATATATCTTGAACCTGCAGGCCACGCCCGCGCAAATCGGAGCGTTTCTGGCAGCCGAGAGAATCAAGCTGGAAAGCGTGGAAGAACTGGAGGCGTTCGTGGCCGTCTGCCGCAAATATGCCGAACGCCGGCCCGTTCACGAAGGAATCGATTTCGCCGGACCGTACGACGGCCGCAAAACTTCGTTTATCGCGACCTTTCCGACCGCCTTCCTGCTTGCCGCCGCCGGGATGCCCGTTACGCTGCACGGGTCCGCCTCCTTGCCGCCGAAATGGGGCGTCACGCTGCTCGATTTGCTGAAGGAAGCCGGCATAAACGCGGAGACGCTGTCGTCGGAGCGGTGCGTCGAAGCCGCGGCGCAGACGGGCGTTCTGTTCGTCCCGACGGAGCAATGGTGTCCGCCGCTGGCCCGGATTCGCCCGCTCCGCCAGGAGATCGGCATGAGGACCATCTTCAATACGGCGGAGAAGCTGATCGACTTTTCGTTTTCTCCTTACCTTGTCTTCGGCATCTACCACAATACCGTGTTCGACCGCCTCTCGCGGCTGATGGTCAAGCTCGGCTACAGAAAAGCGCTGATCGTCCAAGGCGCGGAAGGCTCCGAGGACTTGTTCATCGATCGGCCGACCCGCGTTTACGCGGTTGAAAACGAAGCATTCGAGCTGAACATCGTCGACCCCGAGGCGATCGGCCTGGAAACGGAAGTTCCCGAAACGCAGTGGAACGCCCGGGAGCAGCTGAGCACCGCGGAAGCGGTGCTGCAAGGCGGCGGCCACATGGCGTTCTACAATCAGGTATTGCTGAACGGCGCCGTGAGGCTGAGCCTGACGGGCAAGGTCAAGTCGGTGGAGGAAGGGCTGTACACGTGCAAGGCGCTGCTCGACAAAGGCGACGCCTGGGACGTATATTCCCGTTGGAAACAGGCGATGCTCGGCAACGGAACCCGGGAGGCGAGCAGCGTTTGA
- a CDS encoding pectinesterase family protein, which yields MSHERDRNPAFHLAETAARRSFVVAADGSGDFASVQAAVDAIPPDFPERVTIFIRQGEYREKVFIDRRKVSLIGEGADRTAIRWDDYALKTFPDGEPYNTFNTYTLFAGADDFIAEDLSIVNGAGRGEDVGQAVALYADGDRAVFRRCRLIGWQDTLFTGPLPPSPVERATFGGPREGAPRRPSRQYYEDCYIEGDVDFIFGSATAVFNRCELFSKARRESPEDGEDRVHGWIAAPSTPEDAAFGYLFLSCRLTGDAPPRSVYLGRPWRDFASAAFVRCDMGAHIRPEGWHDWDKPGARRTARFAEYGCAGPGAPGGHGRAGAANGAAPEGRTAAARVDWSRQLTSEEADEMTVDRVLAGADGWNPLAAKPGMLEFGGG from the coding sequence ATGAGTCATGAGAGGGACCGGAATCCGGCGTTTCACCTTGCGGAAACGGCGGCGAGGCGCAGCTTCGTCGTCGCGGCGGACGGCAGCGGGGACTTTGCGTCCGTTCAGGCGGCCGTCGACGCGATCCCTCCGGATTTTCCGGAACGGGTGACGATTTTCATACGTCAGGGCGAATACCGGGAAAAGGTGTTTATCGACCGCCGGAAAGTCAGCCTGATCGGCGAGGGAGCGGATCGGACGGCGATCCGGTGGGACGATTACGCCTTGAAGACGTTTCCGGACGGAGAACCGTACAACACGTTCAACACGTATACGCTGTTCGCGGGCGCGGACGATTTCATCGCGGAAGACTTGTCGATCGTCAACGGCGCGGGCCGCGGCGAGGACGTCGGACAGGCGGTAGCCTTGTACGCCGACGGCGACCGGGCGGTTTTCCGGCGGTGCCGACTGATCGGGTGGCAGGATACGCTGTTTACGGGGCCGCTGCCGCCGAGCCCGGTCGAACGGGCGACGTTCGGCGGCCCGAGAGAAGGAGCTCCCCGCCGGCCCTCGCGCCAATACTACGAGGACTGTTACATCGAGGGCGACGTCGATTTCATTTTCGGGTCGGCGACGGCGGTGTTCAACCGGTGCGAGCTGTTTTCGAAAGCCCGCCGGGAATCGCCGGAGGACGGAGAAGACCGCGTTCACGGCTGGATTGCGGCGCCGTCGACTCCGGAGGACGCGGCTTTCGGCTATTTGTTTTTGTCGTGCCGTCTGACCGGCGACGCTCCGCCTCGCTCCGTCTACCTCGGACGCCCTTGGCGCGATTTCGCGAGCGCGGCGTTCGTGCGGTGCGACATGGGGGCGCATATCCGGCCGGAGGGCTGGCACGACTGGGACAAGCCCGGCGCGCGGCGGACGGCGCGATTCGCGGAATACGGCTGCGCCGGCCCCGGCGCTCCGGGCGGACACGGCCGGGCGGGAGCCGCGAACGGCGCCGCGCCCGAAGGGCGGACGGCGGCCGCGCGGGTCGATTGGAGCCGTCAGCTGACGAGCGAGGAAGCGGACGAAATGACCGTTGACCGGGTGCTTGCCGGCGCGGACGGCTGGAACCCGCTTGCCGCAAAGCCGGGCATGCTCGAATTTGGCGGCGGATAA
- a CDS encoding LacI family DNA-binding transcriptional regulator, with the protein MITIKDIAKLAGVSYSTVSKALNGNPLIKPATRKKVLEIAEKHQYRKNILATQLSSGKSNIIGFVLDELSSNPLFAHMSKSLHQELRKRGYQMILVVSMDGYEIFSQLRVDGCIFWDYRPGKHNDFMKDFSNLSIPWFSLGADDNPNSPYIMIDRKEGIYKAVEFLHAFGHRRIGFIGNSQDIKLEGFKEALRRLGLGFSEDHVLPAHSSWEDGYFAVRRFPFGEGSPTAFIGLNSLVTRGALRALLEAGFHVPDDISLIGYDDLPEMQNAEVALTTVGPPLDEMAAQAAELIVALIRDEPAEYPIVVRPRIQQRNSVAACKEER; encoded by the coding sequence ATGATCACGATCAAGGATATCGCCAAGCTGGCGGGCGTAAGCTACAGCACGGTGTCCAAGGCGCTAAACGGCAATCCTCTCATCAAGCCGGCGACGCGGAAGAAGGTGCTGGAAATCGCCGAAAAGCATCAGTACCGGAAAAATATTTTGGCCACCCAGCTTTCCTCCGGCAAAAGCAATATTATCGGGTTTGTCCTTGACGAATTGAGCAGCAACCCGCTGTTCGCGCATATGTCCAAAAGCTTGCACCAGGAGCTGAGAAAGCGGGGCTATCAGATGATTCTCGTCGTCTCGATGGACGGCTACGAAATTTTCAGCCAGCTGCGGGTCGACGGGTGCATCTTCTGGGACTATCGGCCCGGCAAGCATAACGATTTCATGAAGGATTTTTCGAACCTGAGCATTCCCTGGTTCTCGCTCGGCGCGGATGACAATCCGAACTCCCCCTACATCATGATCGACCGGAAGGAAGGGATTTACAAAGCGGTGGAATTTCTTCACGCGTTCGGCCACCGCAGAATCGGCTTCATCGGCAATTCGCAGGACATCAAGCTCGAAGGCTTCAAGGAAGCGCTTCGGCGCCTGGGGCTCGGGTTCTCGGAGGACCACGTGCTGCCGGCGCACTCGAGCTGGGAAGACGGCTATTTCGCCGTGCGTCGTTTCCCGTTCGGGGAAGGATCGCCGACCGCGTTTATCGGCTTGAACAGCCTGGTAACGAGGGGGGCGCTTCGGGCGCTGCTTGAGGCGGGCTTCCATGTGCCGGACGATATTTCGTTGATCGGCTACGACGATTTGCCGGAAATGCAAAACGCCGAGGTCGCCCTGACGACCGTCGGCCCCCCGCTGGACGAGATGGCCGCCCAAGCGGCGGAGCTGATCGTGGCGCTGATTCGCGACGAGCCGGCGGAATACCCGATCGTGGTTCGGCCGCGAATCCAGCAGCGGAATTCGGTCGCGGCGTGCAAAGAAGAGAGATAG
- a CDS encoding extracellular solute-binding protein, with product MANRRKGLVCAAGLALLALAVAGCSGGGSEAKGSATPASGGASSSSYVYTGSGPITDAPEKLTILATNAWTTNVDLATAEIVRTIVDKAGVTVDWQLLPPQNYADAVSPRLASGIDLPDIVYLPDQDQLMKYIKSGLFLPIDEYYEKYGVNLKKLYEQNPDIKASLTTPDGRMNYVPQRVLTKNYMPLFMVNTRWLDAVGLKEPATLDEFTEMLRKFKTDDPNGNGQADEIPFSLDPKFLPMAFGPSFGMDLYTQFYADDAGKVHFGYYEPAYEDYLTYLNGLYGEGLLPVDFASTTSDQVTSRFSQNVTGATFNFSWYTSMVYSPLFEDYDPNVPLIKGIAPLAGPNGDRFYVGRTPVSGIFGISKNAKNPELAFKFLDYASSEEAQTYYTWGIEGVTYEIADGKKRFTEQGKSNDFIQKLGIGPVNLPNSQSTESTDVLVAPWHAEIDKEMEKYIKAPFPFVYALPEEASVESQYMTDISTYVEEMHYKFITGQENLGNFGKYIANLQKMGIEQVIEVKQAQYDRYLAANA from the coding sequence ATGGCAAACAGAAGAAAAGGGTTGGTCTGCGCGGCAGGTCTGGCGCTGCTCGCACTGGCGGTCGCCGGCTGCTCCGGCGGCGGAAGCGAAGCGAAGGGGAGCGCGACGCCGGCAAGCGGCGGGGCGTCCTCGTCGAGCTACGTCTATACGGGCTCGGGGCCGATAACCGACGCGCCGGAGAAGCTGACGATTCTCGCGACGAACGCCTGGACGACGAACGTCGACCTGGCCACGGCGGAAATCGTCCGGACGATCGTCGACAAGGCGGGCGTGACGGTCGACTGGCAGCTGCTGCCGCCGCAAAATTACGCCGATGCGGTCAGTCCGCGGCTCGCTTCCGGCATCGATCTCCCGGATATCGTCTATCTGCCCGACCAGGATCAGCTGATGAAGTACATTAAAAGCGGCTTGTTTCTTCCGATCGACGAGTATTACGAAAAATACGGCGTGAATCTGAAAAAGCTGTACGAGCAAAATCCGGACATCAAGGCAAGCCTGACGACGCCCGACGGCCGGATGAACTACGTGCCGCAGCGGGTGCTGACGAAAAACTACATGCCGCTGTTCATGGTCAACACGCGCTGGCTGGACGCCGTCGGCCTCAAGGAGCCCGCCACGCTCGACGAGTTCACGGAGATGCTGCGCAAATTCAAGACGGACGACCCGAACGGGAACGGCCAGGCGGACGAAATTCCGTTCTCGCTCGATCCGAAGTTTTTGCCGATGGCGTTCGGGCCCTCGTTCGGCATGGATCTGTATACCCAGTTTTACGCGGACGACGCGGGAAAAGTGCATTTCGGCTACTATGAGCCGGCATACGAGGACTATTTGACGTATTTGAACGGCTTGTACGGGGAAGGGCTGCTGCCGGTCGACTTCGCGAGCACGACGAGCGATCAGGTGACCTCGCGGTTTTCCCAGAACGTCACGGGCGCCACGTTTAACTTCAGCTGGTACACGTCGATGGTGTACAGCCCGCTGTTCGAGGATTACGACCCGAACGTGCCGCTGATCAAGGGCATCGCCCCGCTGGCCGGACCGAACGGGGACCGGTTCTACGTCGGCCGGACGCCGGTCAGCGGCATTTTCGGCATCTCCAAAAACGCCAAAAACCCGGAGCTTGCGTTCAAATTCCTCGACTACGCTTCTTCGGAAGAGGCGCAGACGTATTACACCTGGGGGATCGAAGGCGTCACGTACGAAATCGCGGACGGCAAGAAGCGGTTTACGGAGCAGGGCAAAAGCAACGACTTCATCCAGAAGCTCGGCATCGGCCCGGTGAACCTGCCGAACTCGCAATCGACCGAATCGACGGACGTGCTGGTGGCGCCGTGGCATGCGGAAATTGACAAGGAGATGGAAAAGTATATTAAAGCGCCGTTCCCGTTCGTCTACGCCCTGCCGGAGGAAGCGAGCGTGGAGAGCCAGTACATGACGGATATTTCGACGTACGTCGAAGAAATGCACTACAAGTTCATCACCGGACAGGAGAACCTGGGCAATTTCGGCAAATACATCGCCAATCTGCAAAAAATGGGCATCGAGCAAGTGATCGAGGTCAAGCAGGCGCAGTACGACCGGTACTTGGCCGCCAACGCGTAA